From a region of the Desulfuromonas sp. KJ2020 genome:
- a CDS encoding FAD-binding oxidoreductase produces MLESRLVKILQDIVGKENVSTQKADLICYSYDATQQQYLPEAVVFPADAQEISLVMKMANAEKIPVFPRGAGSGFSGGSLPTKGGIVLCTERLDRILEIDEENLVAVVEPGVVTEQFQQAVEKVGLFYPPDPASLKFSTLGGNVAECAGGPRCVKYGVTKDYILGLEVVTPTGDIITTGGPTMKGVVGYDLTKLMCGSEGTLGIITRIVIKLLPLPEAKKTMLVLFDSIDGAAQAVSAIIRGKIIPTTLEFMDGRTIDCVRQATGLQVPENARAVLIIEVDGDREFLDKQVTRISDIIRPLGVVETRIAATPEESEALWQIRRAVSPSLRKVNPDKFNEDICVPRSKVPEMIRKVDAISEKYQIPIVNFGHAGDGNIHVNVMIDKKVPGQMEKAEKAIEEVFRGALELGGTMSGEHGVGIAKAAYIPLELSEQTSATMKAVKKALDPNNILNPGKIFLD; encoded by the coding sequence ATGCTCGAATCACGACTTGTAAAAATCTTGCAGGATATCGTCGGCAAAGAGAACGTCTCCACCCAAAAGGCCGATCTGATCTGCTATTCCTATGACGCCACCCAGCAGCAGTATCTGCCCGAGGCCGTGGTCTTTCCCGCTGATGCCCAGGAAATCAGCCTGGTTATGAAGATGGCCAACGCGGAGAAAATCCCCGTCTTTCCCCGGGGAGCCGGCAGTGGCTTTTCCGGCGGCAGCCTGCCCACCAAGGGCGGGATCGTCCTCTGCACCGAGCGACTCGACCGCATTCTTGAAATCGACGAGGAAAATCTCGTCGCCGTCGTGGAACCTGGCGTGGTGACCGAGCAGTTTCAACAGGCCGTCGAAAAGGTGGGGCTCTTCTATCCTCCCGACCCGGCCTCCCTCAAGTTCTCCACCCTGGGGGGCAACGTCGCCGAATGTGCCGGCGGACCACGCTGCGTCAAGTACGGCGTGACCAAGGATTACATCCTCGGCCTTGAAGTCGTCACCCCCACCGGCGACATCATCACCACGGGGGGACCGACCATGAAGGGCGTGGTCGGCTACGACCTGACCAAACTCATGTGCGGCTCGGAAGGAACGCTTGGCATCATCACCCGCATCGTCATCAAACTGCTGCCTCTGCCCGAAGCCAAAAAGACCATGCTGGTGCTCTTCGATTCCATCGACGGCGCCGCCCAGGCCGTCTCGGCCATCATCCGCGGCAAGATCATACCGACGACCCTTGAATTCATGGATGGCCGTACCATCGACTGCGTGCGCCAGGCCACCGGCCTGCAGGTACCCGAGAACGCCCGGGCCGTGCTCATCATCGAGGTCGATGGCGACCGCGAGTTTCTCGACAAACAGGTGACCCGCATCAGCGACATCATCCGCCCCCTGGGCGTAGTGGAAACGCGCATCGCCGCCACCCCCGAGGAGAGCGAGGCCCTGTGGCAGATCCGCCGCGCCGTTTCCCCGTCGCTGCGTAAGGTGAATCCCGACAAGTTCAACGAGGATATCTGCGTGCCACGCAGCAAGGTCCCGGAGATGATTCGCAAAGTCGATGCTATTTCAGAAAAATACCAGATCCCCATCGTCAACTTCGGTCACGCCGGTGATGGCAACATCCACGTCAACGTCATGATCGACAAGAAAGTGCCCGGTCAAATGGAAAAGGCCGAGAAGGCCATCGAAGAGGTCTTCCGCGGCGCCCTTGAACTCGGCGGCACCATGAGCGGCGAGCACGGAGTCGGCATCGCCAAGGCGGCCTATATCCCCCTCGAACTCAGCGAACAGACGTCCGCCACCATGAAAGCGGTCAAAAAGGCCCTTGACCCCAACAATATCCTCAATCCCGGCAAAATTTTTCTGGATTGA
- a CDS encoding (Fe-S)-binding protein, with the protein MSKLKKLEDFREEIEQCVKCGACRAHCPVFGAEKHEGRVARGKVALAHSLLEGQVDLEAKVLEDMSQCLLCGSCCAQCPNKVPTDDIVAAARRRIAEERGLSSFGKGVAAVLGRPKLMNTLAKTGGALSSLLFKKLPENSGLRLRFPAPYLDRDRTLPPIAAKPFREQHPEIIPGKEGAPTVAFFTGCGINYMYPQIGEVFLKTLKFLGVTIVIPKDQACCGLPAVSAGAGEVVEQLAEQNLAALNRHPVDYVVTACATCNAGLGKIYGEMGGDFEKLAAKTKDIFVFLVEQGFPEKLAALPKTAQRTRVTYHDPCHLRTRGITKEPRLILKALPQVDFVEMTGAGTCCGLGGTYSVYHYDTSKKIGAKKAANIEASGAERVATDCPGCIMQLQDSLNHAGQHQKAVHLLELVDEALSLYPDSQGS; encoded by the coding sequence ATGAGCAAACTGAAGAAACTCGAAGATTTCAGAGAAGAGATAGAGCAATGCGTCAAATGCGGCGCCTGCCGCGCCCACTGTCCTGTGTTCGGTGCCGAAAAGCACGAAGGGCGTGTGGCCCGGGGCAAGGTGGCCCTGGCGCATTCCCTGCTGGAAGGACAGGTCGACCTGGAGGCCAAGGTCCTCGAGGACATGAGCCAGTGCCTGCTCTGTGGCAGCTGCTGCGCCCAATGCCCGAACAAGGTGCCTACGGATGACATTGTGGCCGCCGCCCGCCGCCGCATTGCCGAGGAGCGCGGCCTGAGCAGTTTCGGCAAGGGGGTCGCAGCCGTCCTGGGCCGCCCCAAACTCATGAACACGCTGGCCAAGACGGGCGGGGCGCTCTCTTCCCTGCTCTTCAAAAAGCTACCGGAAAACAGCGGCCTGCGCCTGCGCTTTCCCGCCCCGTATCTCGACCGGGACCGCACCTTGCCGCCTATCGCCGCCAAGCCCTTCCGGGAGCAGCACCCCGAAATTATCCCCGGCAAAGAAGGGGCGCCCACCGTGGCTTTTTTCACCGGCTGCGGCATCAATTACATGTATCCCCAGATCGGTGAAGTTTTCCTCAAGACCCTGAAGTTTCTTGGCGTGACCATCGTCATCCCCAAAGATCAGGCCTGCTGCGGCTTGCCCGCCGTCAGCGCCGGCGCTGGCGAGGTGGTCGAGCAACTGGCCGAGCAGAACCTGGCCGCCCTCAATCGCCATCCCGTCGATTACGTCGTCACAGCCTGCGCCACCTGCAACGCCGGTCTCGGCAAAATCTATGGCGAGATGGGAGGCGATTTCGAGAAACTGGCGGCCAAAACCAAGGACATTTTCGTCTTTCTGGTCGAGCAGGGTTTCCCCGAGAAGCTGGCCGCCCTGCCCAAAACGGCCCAGCGCACCCGGGTCACCTATCACGATCCCTGCCACCTGCGCACCCGCGGCATCACTAAGGAACCGCGCCTTATCCTCAAGGCCCTGCCCCAGGTTGATTTCGTTGAGATGACCGGGGCCGGGACCTGTTGCGGCCTGGGCGGCACCTATTCGGTCTATCACTACGACACCAGCAAAAAAATCGGCGCCAAAAAGGCGGCCAACATCGAGGCCAGCGGCGCCGAACGGGTCGCCACCGACTGCCCCGGCTGCATCATGCAGCTGCAGGACAGTCTCAACCATGCCGGACAGCATCAGAAGGCTGTCCATCTGCTGGAACTGGTCGATGAGGCTCTGAGCCTCTATCCCGACAGTCAGGGCTCCTGA
- a CDS encoding sodium:solute symporter, translating to MAPTLPFLAAFAATLVAMVLFSTGGRRTARTARDFSVAGRQAGRWSVAGAIMGTLVGGASTIGTVQLAFLYGLSAWWFTLGAGLSCLFLGLFMAAPLRQGEVETIPQVISRFYGPRPRLAASLFSAAGMFVHIVAQLLACGAILTSLFGLSLFQGALLSATLVALLSLQQGMLGAGKIGLVKLLLLYLTMVSAGLMAFTLSGGWPGLAHSFSPFPWFSLFGYGLGAGLNDLLSMLVGVISTQTYLQAIFSARDEKAARQGALLSAVLIPPLGLFGVAVGLFMRQSQPGLDSALALPTFLFQQLPPAFAGIAFAALLIAALGTAAGLTLGVGTTLQVDVFSRFSWARKHELTALRLTTLAALLLALLLLLVNLGSTIMAWSFLSMGLRGATLCLPLLTALFLREHLSPRGGALAIYLGPTVVLVAGLFQTSIPPLYLGLAAAFFALALGQHQNRRESSP from the coding sequence ATGGCCCCCACTCTGCCCTTTCTCGCCGCTTTTGCCGCCACCCTGGTCGCCATGGTGCTGTTTTCGACCGGCGGTCGACGGACGGCCCGCACTGCCCGGGACTTTTCGGTGGCGGGGCGGCAGGCCGGCCGCTGGAGCGTCGCCGGCGCCATCATGGGCACCCTGGTCGGAGGCGCCTCCACCATCGGCACGGTACAATTGGCCTTTCTCTACGGTCTCTCCGCCTGGTGGTTCACCCTGGGGGCAGGCCTGTCCTGCCTCTTTCTCGGGCTGTTCATGGCCGCTCCCTTGCGACAGGGGGAGGTGGAAACGATCCCCCAAGTCATCAGCCGCTTCTACGGCCCCCGCCCCCGCCTGGCCGCCAGCCTCTTTTCCGCGGCGGGCATGTTCGTGCACATTGTCGCCCAACTGCTGGCCTGTGGCGCCATTTTGACCAGTCTCTTCGGCCTCAGCCTCTTTCAGGGGGCGCTGCTGTCTGCTACTCTGGTCGCCCTCCTCTCCCTGCAGCAGGGGATGCTCGGCGCCGGCAAGATCGGCCTGGTCAAACTGCTGCTCCTCTATCTCACCATGGTCAGCGCCGGCCTTATGGCCTTCACTCTCAGCGGCGGCTGGCCGGGGCTTGCCCATTCATTTAGCCCCTTCCCCTGGTTCAGCCTCTTCGGCTACGGCCTCGGCGCCGGCCTCAACGATCTATTATCCATGCTGGTGGGCGTCATCTCCACCCAGACCTACCTGCAGGCCATCTTTTCGGCCCGCGACGAAAAAGCCGCGCGCCAGGGAGCGCTGTTGAGCGCCGTCCTCATCCCACCCCTGGGCCTCTTCGGTGTCGCCGTCGGCCTGTTCATGCGCCAGAGCCAGCCCGGCCTCGACAGCGCCCTGGCCCTGCCAACCTTTCTCTTCCAGCAGCTGCCGCCGGCCTTCGCCGGCATCGCCTTTGCCGCCCTGCTCATTGCCGCGCTCGGCACCGCGGCGGGACTGACCCTCGGGGTCGGTACGACCCTGCAGGTGGACGTCTTCTCTCGTTTCAGCTGGGCCAGAAAACACGAATTGACCGCCCTGCGCCTGACCACTCTGGCCGCTCTCCTCCTTGCCTTGCTGCTCCTCCTCGTCAACCTCGGCTCCACGATCATGGCCTGGAGCTTTCTCTCCATGGGCCTGCGCGGCGCCACCCTGTGCCTGCCCCTGCTGACCGCCCTCTTCCTGCGAGAGCACCTCTCACCCAGGGGCGGTGCTCTCGCCATCTACCTCGGCCCCACCGTCGTCCTGGTCGCCGGCCTCTTTCAGACCAGCATCCCCCCTCTTTACCTGGGGCTGGCGGCGGCCTTTTTTGCTCTGGCCCTTGGGCAACATCAAAACCGAAGAGAATCCTCGCCGTAA
- the radA gene encoding DNA repair protein RadA: MKTKTLFTCQQCGYQSPKWLGKCPDCQAWNTLAEEVVEVAGKGKSLVVTDNRPVRFTEVSGTEEDRLCCGIAELDRVLGGGVVPGSFTLIGGDPGIGKSTLLLQAVDRLARCGKALYVTAEESARQVKMRGERLGAAAPSLYLLAETSLESIFAQVKELKPDFLVVDSIQTIFTQALESAPGSVSQVRECAGRLMQLAKGQGIPTFIVGHVTKDGSIAGPRMLEHMVDTVLYFEGDPGHPYRIMRAVKNRYGSTNEIGVFEMKESGLAEVTNPSELFLAERPLDAPGSVVVPSLEGSRPILVELQALVSGSSFGTPRRTAMGIDHNRVSLLVAVLEKKVGLSLLSQDIFLNVAGGVRLDEPAVDLGVMAALASSHLNRAVQARTILFGEVGLAGEVRAVSRPELRVKEAARLGFNRCILPQGNLKNLESPVGMELIGVRSAEEALEGVFD, translated from the coding sequence ATGAAAACAAAAACGCTATTTACCTGTCAGCAGTGCGGTTATCAGAGCCCGAAGTGGCTGGGAAAATGTCCCGATTGCCAGGCCTGGAACACGCTGGCCGAAGAGGTCGTGGAGGTGGCGGGCAAAGGCAAGTCCCTAGTGGTGACCGATAATCGGCCCGTCCGTTTCACCGAAGTGTCGGGCACCGAAGAAGATCGCCTGTGCTGCGGCATCGCCGAACTCGACCGGGTGCTCGGCGGCGGCGTGGTGCCGGGCTCTTTCACTCTGATTGGCGGCGATCCCGGCATCGGCAAATCGACTCTTTTGTTGCAGGCCGTTGACCGTCTGGCCCGCTGCGGCAAGGCCCTATACGTGACGGCGGAAGAATCCGCCCGTCAGGTCAAAATGCGGGGGGAGCGTCTGGGCGCCGCCGCCCCGTCTCTCTATCTGCTGGCCGAAACGTCCCTCGAATCCATCTTCGCCCAGGTCAAGGAGCTCAAGCCCGATTTTCTGGTGGTCGATTCAATTCAGACCATCTTCACCCAGGCGCTGGAGTCGGCCCCCGGCAGCGTCAGTCAGGTGCGCGAATGTGCCGGGCGCCTCATGCAGCTGGCCAAGGGGCAGGGGATTCCCACCTTCATCGTTGGCCACGTCACCAAGGACGGCTCCATCGCCGGTCCGCGCATGCTGGAACACATGGTCGACACGGTCCTCTACTTCGAGGGTGATCCCGGGCACCCGTATCGCATCATGCGGGCGGTGAAAAACCGCTATGGCTCCACCAACGAAATCGGTGTTTTCGAGATGAAGGAAAGCGGTTTGGCCGAGGTGACCAACCCTTCCGAGCTCTTTTTGGCCGAGCGCCCCCTGGATGCGCCCGGCAGCGTGGTGGTGCCTTCGCTGGAAGGAAGCCGCCCCATCCTGGTGGAACTGCAGGCCCTGGTTTCCGGCTCTTCCTTTGGCACCCCCAGGCGCACAGCCATGGGAATTGACCATAACCGGGTGTCTCTTTTGGTCGCTGTTCTGGAGAAAAAGGTCGGGCTGTCCCTCCTCTCCCAGGATATTTTTCTCAATGTCGCCGGCGGTGTTCGGCTCGATGAACCCGCCGTGGACCTCGGCGTGATGGCGGCTCTGGCTTCGAGCCATCTCAACCGGGCCGTACAGGCCCGGACCATTCTGTTCGGTGAGGTCGGCCTGGCCGGCGAGGTGCGAGCCGTTTCCCGACCCGAACTGCGGGTCAAAGAGGCGGCCCGCCTTGGCTTTAATCGCTGCATTCTACCCCAGGGCAACCTGAAAAACCTCGAATCACCCGTGGGGATGGAGTTGATCGGAGTCCGGTCGGCAGAAGAAGCCCTGGAGGGGGTCTTTGACTAG
- the ltrA gene encoding group II intron reverse transcriptase/maturase — MSTEKQGPASFHFPEHWHAIDWYRVQRKVRGLQVRIAQATKEGQWRRVKQLQRLLVRSFAARALAVRRVTENRGKRTPGIDGELWSTPNSKWKAIERLKRTGYRPKPLRRIYIPKSNGKRRPLGIPTMSDRAMQALYLLALEPVSETTADRNSYGFRPQRSTADAIEQCFVNLSRKNSAEWVLEGDIKGCFDNISHDWLLEHVSMDKQVLRKWLKAGYMESNRFNPTEAGTPQGGIISPVLSNLALDGLEGVLEEHFGQKNTKKSYKTKVNYVRYADDFIITGISKELLETEIKPIVEAFMLERGLQLSAEKTVITNISEGFDFLGQNIRKYNGKMLIKPSRGNMRALLAKVRNVIKRNPTVPTDILIKRLNPILKGWANYHRHVVAKETYNYVDYRTWKLLWKWCRRRHSKRQKRWIKEKYFKTVGTRNWVFQSVSKNGDHFSLIYANDTPIKRHTKVQSEANPYDPEWEIYFEKRHERIWKDSYVIRRKLYGLWTEQDKRCLVCHHPITKDTDWDIHHLVRRIDGGSDNLSNLVLLHPTCHTQLHAAGLRVRKPVRSLTGLIKA, encoded by the coding sequence ATGAGCACCGAAAAACAGGGGCCTGCGTCCTTCCATTTTCCGGAACACTGGCATGCCATCGATTGGTATCGGGTGCAAAGGAAGGTGAGAGGGCTACAGGTCAGGATCGCGCAGGCGACCAAAGAGGGTCAATGGAGACGTGTTAAACAGCTACAGCGTCTTCTGGTCCGCTCGTTTGCAGCTAGGGCATTGGCTGTCAGACGAGTTACCGAAAACCGGGGCAAAAGAACGCCCGGTATAGATGGGGAGTTGTGGAGTACCCCTAACTCCAAATGGAAAGCCATCGAGCGGTTGAAACGGACAGGATATCGTCCCAAACCGCTACGTCGGATTTATATTCCGAAGTCGAACGGCAAGCGTCGTCCGCTCGGAATCCCGACGATGTCAGACAGAGCCATGCAGGCGCTTTACCTGCTGGCCCTCGAACCGGTCTCGGAAACAACCGCTGACCGGAACAGCTATGGCTTCCGTCCACAGCGTTCCACGGCCGACGCAATTGAGCAATGTTTTGTCAATCTCAGTCGCAAGAACTCGGCCGAGTGGGTTTTGGAGGGAGATATCAAGGGATGCTTCGACAACATCAGCCACGACTGGTTGCTTGAACATGTTTCTATGGACAAGCAGGTTTTAAGGAAATGGCTGAAAGCGGGCTACATGGAGTCGAACCGCTTCAATCCGACAGAGGCCGGTACTCCGCAAGGAGGTATTATCTCGCCGGTATTGTCTAACCTTGCGCTTGATGGTTTGGAAGGAGTGCTTGAGGAACATTTCGGGCAGAAGAACACCAAGAAGAGCTACAAGACCAAGGTTAACTATGTGCGTTATGCAGATGATTTCATCATTACCGGCATCTCGAAAGAGTTGTTGGAAACAGAAATCAAGCCGATTGTCGAAGCCTTTATGCTGGAGCGCGGTCTGCAACTGTCAGCAGAAAAGACGGTAATAACGAATATTTCTGAAGGGTTTGACTTTCTTGGCCAAAATATCCGCAAATACAATGGCAAAATGCTGATCAAGCCGAGTCGGGGTAATATGCGGGCGCTCTTGGCCAAGGTGCGGAACGTGATTAAGCGGAATCCAACGGTACCCACGGATATTTTGATAAAACGACTCAATCCCATATTAAAGGGTTGGGCTAATTATCATCGACATGTGGTTGCCAAGGAGACCTACAATTATGTCGATTACCGTACTTGGAAACTCCTGTGGAAATGGTGCCGTCGGCGACATTCAAAACGCCAAAAGCGCTGGATTAAAGAAAAATACTTTAAAACAGTGGGTACCCGGAACTGGGTTTTCCAGAGTGTCAGCAAAAATGGGGATCATTTTTCACTCATCTATGCTAACGACACGCCCATCAAGCGGCATACTAAGGTTCAGTCTGAAGCGAATCCGTACGACCCAGAGTGGGAGATTTATTTTGAGAAACGCCACGAGCGGATCTGGAAAGACTCCTATGTGATTAGACGGAAACTCTACGGACTCTGGACGGAGCAGGACAAGCGATGCTTGGTTTGTCATCATCCCATCACCAAAGACACAGATTGGGATATTCACCATCTGGTTCGGCGGATTGATGGGGGAAGTGACAACCTCTCCAATTTGGTACTGCTGCACCCCACCTGCCATACGCAGCTACATGCTGCCGGTTTAAGGGTGAGGAAGCCGGTTCGGTCATTGACCGGACTTATAAAGGCTTGA
- the larA gene encoding nickel-dependent lactate racemase, whose protein sequence is MSVIELKYGERTLTCTLPEAQVLRPRHLTPPLSAEDLVRQSLAAPLGSPCLAEIVQPGERVVIVTSDITRYTGSEVYLPILVDHLNGCGIADKDIEILIALGIHRPQTEQEHRKILGPLYRRICVSDHNCDNPADLVTLGRTAGGIPVTVNRKVTEADRVIVTGTAGFHYFAGFGGGRKGLVPGVASRETCMATHFAVFNPPEIGGKHPHAVTGVLAGNPVHAALLEAARMIGPDFVLNTVLSPRKELLGVTCGELDQAHLAACRQVQELYAIPLKEPFDLAVVSCGGYPKDINFIQAHKALDYGVGALKPGGTLILLAACADGFGNGTFFNWFRYQDLQEFEKQLRQHYEINGQTAYATLLKGRKYRLILVSELGAEETRQMGIEKAADLDEALRMAYKGLSKNPRTVAIPDGGSVLPVLA, encoded by the coding sequence TTGTCGGTTATCGAACTTAAATACGGCGAGCGCACCCTGACCTGCACCCTCCCCGAGGCCCAGGTTTTGCGCCCCCGCCACCTGACTCCGCCCCTGTCCGCCGAGGACCTGGTACGCCAGAGCCTCGCCGCACCTTTGGGCAGTCCCTGTCTGGCCGAGATCGTTCAACCCGGCGAGCGGGTCGTCATTGTCACCTCGGATATTACCCGCTATACCGGCAGCGAGGTCTACCTGCCCATCCTGGTAGATCATCTTAACGGCTGCGGCATTGCCGACAAGGACATAGAGATTCTGATCGCCCTCGGTATTCACCGTCCCCAAACAGAACAGGAACACCGCAAGATTCTTGGCCCCCTTTATAGGCGCATCTGCGTCAGCGATCACAACTGCGACAATCCTGCCGATCTCGTGACGCTGGGCCGTACGGCCGGCGGTATCCCCGTTACGGTCAACCGCAAAGTCACCGAAGCGGATCGGGTCATCGTCACCGGCACCGCTGGCTTCCACTACTTCGCTGGTTTCGGCGGCGGCCGCAAGGGGTTGGTCCCCGGCGTCGCCAGCCGCGAAACCTGCATGGCTACCCATTTCGCCGTTTTCAATCCCCCGGAAATAGGCGGCAAGCATCCCCACGCGGTAACGGGTGTCCTCGCAGGCAATCCCGTGCATGCCGCCCTGCTGGAAGCCGCCCGCATGATTGGCCCCGACTTCGTGCTCAACACAGTACTCTCCCCCCGCAAAGAGTTACTGGGCGTGACCTGCGGGGAACTGGACCAGGCTCACCTGGCCGCCTGCCGGCAGGTGCAGGAACTCTACGCTATCCCTCTGAAGGAGCCCTTCGATCTGGCCGTGGTCTCCTGCGGTGGCTACCCCAAAGACATCAACTTTATCCAGGCCCACAAGGCCCTCGATTATGGGGTTGGCGCCCTCAAGCCGGGGGGCACCCTCATTCTGCTCGCCGCCTGCGCGGATGGCTTCGGCAACGGCACCTTTTTCAACTGGTTCCGCTATCAGGATCTGCAGGAGTTCGAAAAGCAGTTGCGCCAGCACTACGAAATCAATGGACAGACGGCCTACGCCACCCTGCTCAAGGGTAGAAAATATCGGTTGATCCTGGTCAGCGAGCTCGGTGCCGAGGAAACCCGCCAGATGGGCATAGAAAAGGCCGCCGATCTTGACGAAGCCCTGCGGATGGCGTACAAGGGGCTGAGCAAAAACCCCAGGACAGTGGCCATCCCCGATGGCGGCAGCGTACTGCCCGTCCTCGCCTGA
- a CDS encoding thiamine biosynthesis protein codes for MSKGLGLISGGLDSILAAMVLKRQGVDVTGIVFVTPFFGSEKAEKAASQIGIPLLIRDIGDIHLEMLKNPKYGYGRNMNPCIDCHAMMFRLAGRIMNDEGYDFLFSGEVLGQRPMSQNLSALKAVANYSDFPNRILRPLSAKLLPITPMEEQGLVDRERLLDIQGRTRRRQEELAREWKLVEYPGSGGGCLLTEKSFAGRLKDLFAYNPQASVIDVEYLKLGRQYRLSDSAKLTLGRDKVSNEALKSLLRPEDILLRTLNFSGPLGVVTGDASPADLTTAAAILASYGKGKDEPRLEVLLRQGEQSWTVEVSPMPRERVADYIL; via the coding sequence ATGAGCAAAGGCCTCGGCCTGATTTCCGGCGGTCTCGACAGCATTCTGGCCGCCATGGTCCTGAAACGGCAAGGCGTTGATGTCACGGGCATCGTTTTTGTCACTCCGTTTTTCGGTTCGGAAAAAGCTGAAAAAGCCGCCTCCCAGATCGGCATCCCCCTGTTGATCCGGGATATCGGCGACATCCACCTGGAGATGCTGAAAAATCCCAAATACGGCTACGGGCGCAACATGAACCCCTGCATCGACTGCCATGCCATGATGTTCCGACTGGCGGGGCGCATCATGAACGATGAAGGGTATGACTTCCTCTTTTCCGGTGAGGTGCTTGGGCAGCGCCCCATGAGCCAGAATCTCAGCGCTCTCAAAGCCGTGGCCAACTATTCGGACTTCCCTAATCGCATCCTGCGGCCGTTGAGCGCCAAACTGCTGCCCATCACCCCCATGGAAGAACAGGGGCTGGTTGATCGTGAACGCCTGCTGGATATTCAGGGACGCACCCGACGCCGACAGGAAGAACTGGCCCGCGAATGGAAACTGGTAGAATACCCCGGTTCGGGGGGGGGGTGTCTGCTGACGGAAAAATCCTTTGCCGGGCGCTTGAAAGACCTCTTCGCGTACAACCCGCAAGCCAGCGTCATCGACGTCGAATACCTCAAACTCGGGCGCCAGTACCGATTGTCGGACAGCGCCAAACTGACCCTCGGCCGGGACAAGGTCAGCAATGAGGCCTTGAAAAGCCTCCTTCGCCCGGAGGACATCCTCCTGCGCACGCTCAACTTTTCCGGCCCCCTTGGTGTCGTCACCGGCGACGCCTCTCCTGCCGATCTGACCACCGCCGCGGCCATTCTGGCGTCCTATGGCAAGGGTAAGGACGAACCGCGCCTGGAGGTGCTGCTGCGGCAGGGGGAGCAGAGCTGGACCGTCGAAGTGTCGCCTATGCCCCGGGAGCGGGTCGCCGATTACATTCTCTGA
- a CDS encoding cytochrome c3 family protein — protein sequence MKKLAFVLVLFAFGATAALAVPPGRTLEFDKSPMGKVIFDGKLHNDAAKSCAQCHNKDTFPAMKKGTVTITMDEIYAGKQCGICHNGQLAFDAKGNCARCHKK from the coding sequence ATGAAAAAACTGGCTTTCGTTCTTGTTCTGTTCGCCTTTGGTGCCACCGCAGCCCTCGCTGTCCCCCCGGGCAGAACCCTCGAGTTTGACAAGAGCCCGATGGGAAAAGTGATTTTTGACGGCAAACTGCATAACGATGCCGCCAAAAGCTGCGCCCAGTGCCACAACAAGGACACCTTTCCGGCCATGAAAAAAGGAACCGTGACCATCACCATGGACGAAATCTACGCCGGCAAACAGTGCGGCATCTGTCACAACGGCCAACTGGCCTTCGACGCTAAAGGCAACTGCGCCAGGTGTCACAAAAAATAA